One part of the [Synechococcus] sp. NIES-970 genome encodes these proteins:
- the clpP_1 gene encoding Clp protease translates to MNSPIQAVQAPYRGGGSTYRTPPPDLPSLLLKERIVYLGLPLVSPDEYKDQIGVDVTELIIAQLLFLQFDDPDKPIYMYINSTGTSWYGGDSIGFETEAFAICDTLNYITPPVHTICLGQAMGTAAMILAAGTKGCRASLPHSSIILHQARQGAQGQASDIQIRAKEVIENKRTILQMMSKYTGQAIEKLEKDTDRMFYMTPHQALEYGIIDKVLESSKDLPSPVPAL, encoded by the coding sequence ATGAACTCACCGATTCAGGCTGTACAAGCACCCTATCGAGGTGGCGGCTCCACCTACAGGACGCCACCGCCAGATCTCCCCTCCCTTCTGTTAAAAGAGCGGATCGTTTACCTCGGCCTTCCCCTCGTCTCCCCCGATGAGTACAAAGATCAAATCGGTGTCGATGTGACCGAACTGATCATCGCCCAACTGTTGTTTTTACAGTTCGATGACCCCGACAAGCCCATCTACATGTACATCAACTCCACCGGCACTTCCTGGTATGGGGGCGATTCCATCGGCTTTGAAACCGAAGCCTTTGCCATCTGCGATACCCTCAACTACATTACGCCGCCAGTGCATACCATTTGCCTCGGTCAGGCCATGGGCACTGCCGCGATGATCCTCGCGGCGGGGACAAAAGGTTGTCGGGCTAGCCTGCCCCACTCCTCGATCATCCTTCACCAAGCGCGCCAAGGGGCCCAGGGCCAAGCCTCCGATATTCAAATCCGCGCCAAGGAAGTGATCGAAAACAAGCGGACAATCCTACAGATGATGTCTAAATACACCGGTCAAGCGATCGAAAAACTTGAAAAAGACACGGACCGGATGTTCTACATGACCCCCCACCAAGCTCTCGAATACGGCATTATCGATAAAGTGCTCGAAAGCTCGAAGGATCTACCTTCCCCCGTCCCTGCCCTGTAA
- the clpP_2 gene encoding Clp protease: MPIGVPKVPYQMPGQPYSDWINIYDRLYRERIIFLGRGVNDALANQIIAIMLYLDSEDPSKPIYLYINSPGGSVTAGLAIYDTMKHIKSEVVTICVGLAASMGAFLLSAGTKGKRLALPHSRIMIHQPLGGIQGRRQATDIDIEAKEIIRIKHQLNELMANHTGQSIEKIEKDTDRDYFMSAQEAMEYGLIDKVIEERP; encoded by the coding sequence ATGCCCATCGGTGTTCCCAAGGTTCCCTATCAAATGCCCGGTCAGCCCTATTCTGACTGGATCAATATCTACGATCGCCTCTACCGTGAGCGGATCATTTTTCTCGGTCGGGGTGTGAATGATGCTTTGGCAAACCAGATTATTGCCATCATGCTTTACCTCGATTCTGAAGATCCCAGCAAACCGATCTATCTCTACATCAACTCCCCCGGTGGCTCTGTTACGGCGGGCCTTGCCATTTATGACACGATGAAGCACATCAAGTCAGAGGTGGTGACCATTTGCGTTGGGTTAGCCGCTTCTATGGGGGCGTTTTTGCTATCTGCAGGGACAAAAGGTAAACGTCTTGCCCTCCCCCACTCGCGGATCATGATTCACCAGCCCCTCGGCGGCATCCAAGGTCGGCGTCAGGCGACGGATATCGACATTGAGGCGAAGGAAATTATCCGCATTAAGCACCAACTCAACGAATTGATGGCTAACCACACAGGCCAGTCCATTGAGAAAATTGAGAAGGACACAGACCGGGATTACTTTATGTCGGCCCAAGAAGCGATGGAATACGGCTTGATCGATAAAGTGATCGAAGAGCGTCCCTAA
- the miaA gene encoding tRNA delta(2)-isopentenylpyrophosphate transferase, producing MAAPLIVICGATATGKSGLALKLAEKLDTVILSADSRQIYKEFDIGTAKPSAAELEQVPHYLIDICEPTETPTLAEYQAQAQALIAQLHAGDKPVLLVGGTGLYIKAITKGLKIPRVSPQANLRQQLTELGQVYSYKLLQQVDPTACEKIHPNDQVRTLRALEVFYVTGAPISQQQGENPPSYPILEIGLDCNPDHLDERIRQRTHQMVDQGLVAEVERLGQKYGWDLPLLNTLGYAEFRDYIQGRDTLAGAIANTALHTRQFAKRQRTWFRANSDIHWLDNTAPDLLDQALKLISPVL from the coding sequence ATGGCAGCGCCTCTAATCGTGATCTGCGGGGCCACGGCCACAGGAAAGTCTGGTCTAGCCCTGAAACTTGCCGAAAAGCTCGATACAGTGATTCTCAGCGCTGATTCTCGGCAAATTTACAAAGAATTTGACATTGGTACGGCCAAACCGAGCGCCGCTGAATTAGAACAGGTCCCCCATTACCTCATCGATATTTGTGAACCCACAGAGACCCCCACTCTGGCGGAGTACCAAGCCCAAGCCCAGGCACTCATCGCCCAGCTTCACGCTGGAGATAAACCCGTTTTACTCGTCGGTGGCACCGGGCTTTACATCAAAGCAATTACCAAGGGGCTAAAAATCCCCCGGGTTTCACCCCAAGCAAACCTACGTCAACAATTGACTGAACTAGGCCAAGTTTATAGCTACAAGCTGCTCCAACAAGTCGATCCCACCGCCTGCGAAAAAATTCATCCCAATGACCAAGTGCGTACCCTCCGCGCCTTGGAGGTGTTTTATGTCACAGGAGCGCCCATTAGTCAGCAACAGGGGGAAAATCCGCCCAGTTATCCCATTTTAGAAATCGGCCTCGATTGCAACCCCGATCATTTAGACGAACGGATCCGCCAACGCACCCACCAGATGGTCGATCAGGGTCTAGTGGCCGAGGTGGAACGCTTGGGCCAAAAATATGGCTGGGATTTACCGCTGTTAAATACCCTCGGTTATGCCGAATTTCGAGATTATATCCAGGGTCGAGATACCCTAGCCGGGGCGATCGCCAACACTGCCCTCCACACCCGCCAATTCGCCAAACGCCAGCGCACCTGGTTCCGCGCCAATTCAGATATCCATTGGCTCGATAACACCGCTCCGGATCTCCTGGACCAGGCTCTGAAGCTCATTAGTCCCGTTTTATAA
- a CDS encoding thioredoxin — protein MVLSITEENFNQTVLEAKQPVLVNFWAPWCGLCHLLHPFLVKLQKEWEGQFLLVDVNADDNLKLANTYRLKTLPTLILFNGGDIIERIDKFQDRDRLNAQLEQLLRGVVIP, from the coding sequence ATGGTTCTATCAATCACCGAGGAAAATTTCAATCAAACGGTCTTAGAAGCCAAGCAGCCGGTCCTAGTGAACTTTTGGGCCCCTTGGTGTGGTTTGTGTCATTTGCTCCATCCTTTCCTTGTGAAGCTCCAAAAAGAGTGGGAAGGACAATTTCTCCTGGTGGATGTTAATGCTGATGACAACCTTAAACTCGCTAACACCTATCGTCTCAAAACTCTACCGACTTTAATCCTCTTTAACGGGGGCGATATTATTGAACGCATCGATAAGTTTCAAGACCGCGATCGCCTCAATGCTCAACTAGAACAACTGTTGCGCGGGGTTGTGATCCCCTAG
- a CDS encoding NnrU protein, producing MADLSWFSTSHWIMAGLLVGFAIAHSGLAALRPLGEKKVGSRLYRVFFALVSIPFATGLIIYFFNHRYDGLVLWQVQGEAWVQPTVWWLSAISFFFLYPSTFNLLEIAAVKQPQVHLYEKGITRITRHPQMIGQLIWCVAHTLWIGSSFTLLTSVGLMAHHLFAVWHGDRRLESRYGKTFLAVKERTSIIPFLAILQGKQTLKLGEFLKPAYVGVTAFIALLWWGHPWLMVMTAKVPW from the coding sequence ATGGCGGATTTGAGCTGGTTTTCGACGAGTCATTGGATTATGGCTGGTCTTTTGGTAGGTTTTGCGATCGCCCACAGTGGTTTGGCGGCGTTGCGTCCCCTGGGCGAAAAAAAAGTAGGGTCTCGATTGTATCGAGTTTTTTTTGCTTTAGTCAGTATTCCATTTGCCACGGGTTTAATCATCTATTTCTTTAATCATCGTTACGATGGCCTGGTGCTCTGGCAGGTGCAGGGGGAAGCCTGGGTGCAACCAACGGTGTGGTGGCTCTCAGCAATTTCCTTTTTCTTTCTCTATCCTTCCACATTTAATTTATTGGAAATCGCCGCGGTCAAGCAGCCCCAGGTGCACCTCTACGAAAAGGGGATCACCCGAATTACGCGCCATCCCCAGATGATTGGCCAGTTGATTTGGTGTGTTGCCCATACTCTCTGGATCGGTAGTTCCTTTACGCTGCTTACCTCCGTTGGCTTGATGGCCCACCATCTCTTTGCTGTATGGCATGGCGATCGCCGCCTTGAATCTCGCTATGGCAAAACTTTTCTGGCCGTAAAAGAACGCACCTCAATCATTCCGTTCCTAGCCATTTTGCAGGGAAAACAAACCCTCAAGCTGGGTGAATTTCTTAAACCGGCCTACGTGGGGGTCACCGCCTTTATTGCGTTGCTCTGGTGGGGTCATCCTTGGCTGATGGTGATGACAGCAAAAGTGCCCTGGTAG